The DNA window CTTTACCGCTGAAGAATCCATGCTAGGAACTCTTTCCTTCTTCTTAAGGGAGGAGCTAGATATCTCCCCTGATTGCGACACGTGAGATTTCTTTGACCTCAATTCTGGATTATTTTCTGTACAATCTACACTCTTATTTAACGACAATCCTACTGCAGAATGGTGAATCACTGAAGCAGAATGCTCGAGACCATTCTTCTTCGATACTCTAGGAGGCTCAATTCGGAAGCTAGAACCTCCATCCTCCtggatattatatttataactgCTACATATAGTTTTTGGCTGCCCCTGAGCAGTGAATTCTGAAGTGGGAGCTTTCTTAGTATCTCCTGAACCCCTTCTAACAGATTCTGGTCCTCGTCCTTTTACTGCCTCTGCTTTTTGcctgaaatttaaaattaaaatgtgttttcagaATGTTGTTTAAGATTAAATTCGTACTGTTATTGTGTTATACctgattgaatttattttacttgtgaAATTGCTAATGAAAGTTGTGTAAGATTAAATTTTCCCTTGAGATATGATTAATGTTACTTGTCACGTACCTTCTTGCTTCCTCATCTCGCATCTTGGCATCCAGTTCCTTGCTTGGAGGATATTTTGGTAGACTAGATGGATCAGACGGAAGGGGTTCTATTCTGAAGAACTGTAagtaaatatttcaataataaataaatccatcTAACTCAATCCACTGCTAGCAGGTCCGAACACTCTTCAAAGGCAATCTGTTAATTATAACATTTCCATTTTCATTTCATGAAGCCAAATTCAAGAAACAACCAGTACTAGTGCTGTCTTCATACTATGTTCAGAATGCAagttcaaaacattttaaacagAAAAACTCAATTCGAGAGGTTTAAGCAAGCTTTTCACAAGAAAATGGTTTGCAAGTCAACCTTGTTGCCCGCAATTTTTTTGTGTCTGCTGGAAGGTATATGATGATAAATTGATACCATAAGTTTGATGTTCATGACTCCTTAAGCAGATTGCATGAAGAAGAATAtgatctaaaattaaataaaacattagaaATAATCACCTCACTTCGAAGAGCTGAAGTGGCTGATCCTCTATCTTGTGGTTCCATTGACAGGAGCTTGTCAACAAGTGTCAAAGCTGAAGGAGGAAAATTTTTGAATGTCTCAGCAATACGGCGGATGTAAGGTTGCTGAGGCTTGAAACTAGTTGCATGTGGGAACTTTGTTTTCGTCCAATAGGCCTCAGAGGGTGAGCCACAAAGCTTAAAAATCTTATGCATTTGCTCTACCTGTAATCATTAAGATGATAGTTcttaagataaaatacaattatgtGGACTGATGATAGATAGAAATCACACTGTCTTCTGATTCTCTGTAGGTGCTCCAAAGTCATGCATTGAGAAATAAATGACACACAGACACATTTTCTTATGATAATTTCCCGTACGTGCTTAAATGACCATCTTTAACTTCtgtgaagatatgaaaataatgTAGACCATAGAAGGAAGTTGAAGATTCCAAAGCATAGAAGACTTGTAATGCTTGTTTCCTAGTGTTGGCTAAGATGCAAGTAAGATAACCATACATGCAAAAGAGCTTACTTCTGTTCTTCCGGGCATGATATGCTTGCCGGTGAATAATTCAGCAAGAATGCAGCCGGCACTCCACATATCAATAGCAGGTCCATACTCTGTAGCACCAAGCAAAAGCTCCGGTGCCCTATACCAAAGAGTTACTACACGACTTGTTAAAGGCAGACTCTGATCAAGCTGATAAGAAGTTGCCAGACCAAAGTCTGCAATCTTGAGAACTCCATCATTGTTTATTAGAAGATTTGAGCCCTTGATGTCTCGGTGCAAGACACCGTGTTTATGGCAGTGTTCAAGTCCACGTAGAAGTTGTTGCATATAGCACTTTATCTGCAAGCACGAGTAATTAATTTCCTTGTAAG is part of the Populus alba chromosome 10, ASM523922v2, whole genome shotgun sequence genome and encodes:
- the LOC118061617 gene encoding probable serine/threonine-protein kinase At1g09600, giving the protein MGSICSKRAAEEDVNINKNERQIEVDKSSVQLVAPTIFIKEGILVDVLGRKDAGNVIVSLEEGDKKTKLVDEKKKGRHESVAMDSESIDDQPRMMIRMISMRRPSAAREAWPQWLTAAAGEAVEGWLPRRADSFEKLDKIGQGTYSTVFKARDLETGKIVAMKKVRFVNMDPESVRFMAREIVILRRLDHLNVMKLEGIVTSRMSGSLYLVFEYMEHDLAGLAANPSIKYTEAQIKCYMQQLLRGLEHCHKHGVLHRDIKGSNLLINNDGVLKIADFGLATSYQLDQSLPLTSRVVTLWYRAPELLLGATEYGPAIDMWSAGCILAELFTGKHIMPGRTEVEQMHKIFKLCGSPSEAYWTKTKFPHATSFKPQQPYIRRIAETFKNFPPSALTLVDKLLSMEPQDRGSATSALRSEFFRIEPLPSDPSSLPKYPPSKELDAKMRDEEARRQKAEAVKGRGPESVRRGSGDTKKAPTSEFTAQGQPKTICSSYKYNIQEDGGSSFRIEPPRVSKKNGLEHSASVIHHSAVGLSLNKSVDCTENNPELRSKKSHVSQSGEISSSSLKKKERVPSMDSSAGFVPRKTRIHYSGPLMPPGGNMEEILEEHERQIQQAVRKARLEKSGTKDNLDSYEQLHHNR